A window of the Brassica napus cultivar Da-Ae chromosome A2, Da-Ae, whole genome shotgun sequence genome harbors these coding sequences:
- the LOC125586410 gene encoding uncharacterized protein LOC125586410 codes for MSQKHIIESSRNSIESCTLQLLSWRPFHRSKTLDPSEQPPSHGGSISTKRPCFSDRSTTSFSIEAMSRLSLADEDKLSASNCNTKGSLRLVARKRRRRNSRSVSGRSSDRSGTLRCCSIGAHGTCSDFPFAVGTDSSGELFSEANWASDVSEARRSRQERRDSGGEKEASGFGFPVGVDPMGNESGYGSEPGYRGDVEFGYGDECDDEEEDVKPLFWADSTVEMSGDAKFSDSKPQFRCRRRRQHDYKTVDSMR; via the exons ATGTCACAGAAACATATTATTGAATCATCACGAAACTCGATCGAATCTTGCACCTTACAGCTCCTCTCATGGCGGCCATTTCACCGCTCCAAAACCCTAGACCCATCTGAACAGCCCCCGTCACATGGCGGCTCCATCTCCACCAAACGCCCTTGCTTCTCCGATCGCTCCACCACTTCTTTCTCCATCGAAGCTATGAGCCGTCTCTCTCTCGCCGACGAAGACAAGCTCTCAGCTTCCAACTGCAACACTAAGGGGAGTCTCCGCTTAGTAGCGAGGAAGCGGCGGCGGCGCAATTCTAGATCGGTGTCTGGTCGGAGTAGCGATCGGAGCGGGACTCTGAGATGCTGCTCCATCGGAGCTCACGGGACTTGCTCTGATTTTCCGTTCGCCGTCGGGACGGATTCGAGCGGGGAGCTGTTCAGCGAAGCGAATTGGGCTTCCGATGTGAGCGAGGCGCGGAGATCGCGGCAAGAGCGGCGAGATTCCGGCGGAGAGAAGGAAGCTTCCGGGTTTGGGTTCCCCGTTGGTGTCGACCCGATGGGGAACGAATCTGGGTACGGGAGTGAGCCTGGGTACAGAGGAGATGTTGAGTTTGGTTATGGTGATGAGTgcgatgatgaagaagaagacgtgaAGCCATTGTTTTGGGCAG ATTCAACTGTGGAGATGTCTGGTGATGCGAAATTCTCAGATAGTAAACCTCAGTTCAGGTGCCGCAGGAGAAGACAACATGACTACAAAACTGTTGATTCCATGAGATAA